The segment TTTTGACTGATGACGACTCCAGATCTTCGGATTCTGCAGCGGCGACTTTGACCAATGACTACTCCAGATCTTCGGATTCTGCAGCGGCGACTTTGAAAAGTTTCCAGCATCTCCATTGTGATCCTCAGGCACCAAAAATGTCCAGCAGCCGGTGTTactctctggtgtgtgtgcatgtttacagcattgtgtgttttatgatcCTTTCTTCCGTGTAGTTGGGCATTATTAAGACATTTTCATCTCTTACGTCTATTAATTCATGAACAAAAGAAAGACTCCATTCATTAATATCTTCTGATCTCTTTTCAGATCCAAAGGGTGACAGTGGGACGCATGTGGACCATAGAAGACGTTGGGTCGATGGAATTTATGAGCGGCGAGGAGCTCTTCTGCCGCATCATCGAAGGACAAAGTAATGAGCTGGAATGGTAGGTGTGGGAGGGATTTATACTTTGAGGCGGGTGGGTTTGTCTGCTGGACCAGTCTGAGGACATTTCTCTGTCTTGTGTTTTCAGGAATTTGCAGTTGTTTCCCAACGGTGTGGACAATTCCTGTCAGGGCTGGATGTCTCTATTCCTCTCCCTGGTCAAGGGGCCAGAGACAGGAGTCCAGGTGAAGGGCAAGATGTCCATCGTCAACAGTGATTGTCGGGATCTCGTTGTTGGACGTGAGTTCTGCTGTCTCTGTTAGCAAAGCCACAACATCACTAATGAAACCCTGATCCATAAATGCACATCAGTCATGTAATGTATGGGAACAGAAGAGAGACACAAGCATAAATGCAGCAGACGTGTCTGTATCTCAGCTTTCAGGTTTTATTTCAGTTCTGGAATGAAGAGCTGACTTTTTGTTTTGAAGACTTTCACAAAATGCTGCACCCAGGAGAGAGGTACGGCTTCAGACAATTTAAGAGATGGGTGGACGTCGTGGATGAGGACTACGGACATCTTCAGGATGGCAACCTTCACATAGCCTGTAAAGTAGGTCTGACAGAATGCCTCCACACACTGAGCAAATTTCATAGACTTGCTGAGCTAGAGACGTAACACTCCAAATCCGCAAGGTGCCACCACGGCCAGCTGTATATGTTTCACTAGACTCACTAAACAGAATATTAATTTCATGATTTCCATGGTGTGTATCATGGGATTGTGGCCATTCGGCTTGGATGTGACAATGTATGCAGTGTGTCATGCTGCTGACTGGATTTTGTGTTTGTTGCAGATGAACGTGTTGCTGGACTCGGTGAACACCATGAGGCAGAACGTGCTGGTCCCAAAATGCAGCATGCAAGCTGATTTCAGGAAGCTGTTGGAGGACCCGCTGTTCTCTGACTGCTCTCTGTGGGCGGCTGGAGAGGAGATCaaggcccacaaagccatcctATCAGGTGACAAACTCATGAGGTCTGattaatacacacagacatggtTCAGTGGGATACATTTAGATTATTTCCATTTTCCTGagcaaatgtgaaaaataaaatgcactatTATGTTAATCCACAGATATACAAAGACACAATGACAGTAGACCTTCACAAGCACATCCAAGTATTGGTCTGGTGTGATGATTTGCTCTAATGTATTTTAATCTCTCCCTGCAGCTCGCTGTCCTGTATTCAAAGCCATGTTTTCACAAGACATGAAGGAACGCAGAACTGTGAGTTTCTACAGATGCTCCATTAGTCCTAGCTAATAACGTAAGGGAAGCGCATCCAGTCAATCCAGATGCCGGCAGTTCCTGCAGTTTGGGCTTTTAGGGTCACTTTCTGGTTCCATTTTTTGAATAGAGAACTTAATTGAAGATCTGTTTTAGTCTAGGACTGACTTAATCTCTGAACGGGAAATGGACCATTAGGTTTTAGAACCCTGATTTCAACTCTGTTTTCCCCTTATAGAATCGCTTCGACATCCATGACATGGACCCTGAGGTGCTAAAGGAGATAGTTTATTTCATCTATACGGGTGATGCCCCCAACCTGCCTGAGATGGCCAGCAAGGTCATTGCAGCAGCAGACATggtgagtaacacacacattcctctaTAAGCTGTGGACCTACCTCCAGTGTAGCAGGAATTCtgactttctctctttctctcagtaCTTGTTGGAAACTCTGAAGGCCAAGTGTGAAGAGGCTCTTTGTAGCAGCCTTTCAGTGGAGAACGCTGCAGAACTCCTCATTCTGGGGGACCTACACCGAGCCCACCAGCTGAGAACAGATGCCATTTCCTTCATCAACTCGTAAATTATAGAATTATTGCATCTCTTGAAGTCTAATTCAGACCTTTACATGCAGAGTATTACTAattcttaataaaaaatgtttttgatttgGCTGTTAacctttttctctccttttcgtTCAGTAATGCTTCAGAGGTGTTGAAGACATCTGGCTGGAAGACCCTGGTGGCGAGTCATCCTAAACTCATGGTGGACCTGTTCTGTTCCATGAGTTCACCTGGGAAACCACCAACAAAGCGCCTTCGTTGTTCCTGAGCAGcagcaccacagacacacacacacacacacacacacacacattcacatacatatacacatttttgttAGCTATCATTAgctatcattaaaaaaaaacttggtttACAGAAATGTGAACCATACCATGTGAATTCATCTTTATTCTTCAGCACAAAACTTGACTTTGGTTTAATGcatgcatggggcagtggtggcctagcagttaaggaagtggccccgtaattagaaggttgcctgtttgaatcccgatccgccgaggtgccactgatcaaagcaccgtccccacacactgctccctgggtgcctgtcatggctgaccactgctcactcggtgtgattggttaaatgcagaggactaatttcactgtgtgcaccgtgtgctgtgctgctgtgttcacTTCACTATCACCATGTATTTCAGGACTGGGACTGGACGTCTGTAGAAATGGGAGTTCAAGGAGTCTAGATCCAGCCTAGCAGGTGAGTCTCCATCATGGTTATAATAACTGGTTATATGT is part of the Denticeps clupeoides chromosome 19, fDenClu1.1, whole genome shotgun sequence genome and harbors:
- the LOC114769512 gene encoding speckle-type POZ protein-like, which translates into the protein MSSSRCYSLIQRVTVGRMWTIEDVGSMEFMSGEELFCRIIEGQSNELEWNLQLFPNGVDNSCQGWMSLFLSLVKGPETGVQVKGKMSIVNSDCRDLVVGHFHKMLHPGERYGFRQFKRWVDVVDEDYGHLQDGNLHIACKMNVLLDSVNTMRQNVLVPKCSMQADFRKLLEDPLFSDCSLWAAGEEIKAHKAILSARCPVFKAMFSQDMKERRTNRFDIHDMDPEVLKEIVYFIYTGDAPNLPEMASKVIAAADMYLLETLKAKCEEALCSSLSVENAAELLILGDLHRAHQLRTDAISFINSNASEVLKTSGWKTLVASHPKLMVDLFCSMSSPGKPPTKRLRCS